From the genome of Bacteroidetes bacterium SB0662_bin_6:
AGGCGTTAGCCCACGTGATACCTTGCTTCGCTCGCGCCGGATGAAGCGTAACCGCAGCGGGGATTACCGGTCTTGTTTTAGTGCCCGTTTGCTGTCGTTTTACAGACGGCCCAGCCCCGCATAGCAAGGATCGGGTCGATGTCAGTATCAGGAGTGTTTACATTCCCTAAAGTTTCCGTCGATAATCATTCTCCGGAGTCCCGCATGTACACGACCGACTATGATCGAATCGAGGCTGCCATCCGCTATCTGGCCAGGCATCGCGAGCGCCAGCCGGAACTCGCGGAATTGGCAGCGCACATCGGTCTGAGCCAAAGCCATCTGCATCGGCTGTTCTCGCGCTGGGCCGGCGTCACGCCAAAGCGCTTTCTCGAATTCCTTACCGTTCAGCACGCGAAGAAGCTACTCGACAGCTCAGAGTCCGTGCTCGCGACGGCCCATGGTAGCGGGCTCTCTGGCCCGGGCAGGCTGCACGATCACTTCGTAACCGTGGAGGCCGTCACGCCGGGCGAGTATCGGAGCAGGGGTGCGGGGCTGACGATCCGCTTCGGCACCGGGGAATCACCGTTTGGGCCTGTCTTCGTCGCTTGGACCGAGCGCGGTGTCTGCCGGGTCGGGTTTGTGGCCGACGGGGATGTTTCCGCCGAGAAGGAGGCTCTTTGCCGGGCCTGGGGGCGGGCATCGCTGGAAGGCGACGAATCGACGGCAACAGCACTGGCGCGGTCC
Proteins encoded in this window:
- a CDS encoding methylated-DNA--[protein]-cysteine S-methyltransferase — its product is MYTTDYDRIEAAIRYLARHRERQPELAELAAHIGLSQSHLHRLFSRWAGVTPKRFLEFLTVQHAKKLLDSSESVLATAHGSGLSGPGRLHDHFVTVEAVTPGEYRSRGAGLTIRFGTGESPFGPVFVAWTERGVCRVGFVADGDVSAEKEALCRAWGRASLEGDESTATALARSIFSAPFGAESPPLTVHVRGTNFQLAVWRALLRVPPGRVVTYGRLAEEVCSAKAARATGSAVGSNPIAFLIPCHRVIRAGGITGNYAGGATRKRCMLAWEASRQSASGQAVP